One window of Candidatus Leptovillus gracilis genomic DNA carries:
- the feoB gene encoding ferrous iron transport protein B: protein MPPFEATAVTAVVDYGRKLEPAIRAIEADVAAYPAIQQQYPARWLAIKLLEQDRDIQTSLLTIEGGPALLTKAQLAYARLAADYGEEIDVLIADRRYTFIHELVGRVMQKPPEELSLTDKIDRVVTHRVTGVPIFLAVMWVVFKLTAVVSAPLLDWVDGVIGGPITRWALALLGSLSLSETWLEGLVVDGVIAGVGGVLVFVPVLMFLYVSLAVLEDSGYMARAAFVMDGLMNRIGLQGKSFLPMMVGFGCTVPAIYATRTLENEKDRILTGLLVPFMSCGARLPVYVLFSTVFFAQYAGAVVFGMYVLGIVTAVLLVLILRKTLFEDKEQTALLMELPPYRRPNWRTVWSHTWERTRSFIQNAWSLILVTSVILWLLMAIPVGADAGSFADADLEQSLFARAAGVLSPALAPLGFGTWEASGALLTGFVAKEVVISTFAQVYGVQSVDEAAEPTTFLQDVGEIVGSLGTAVLDTIKAIPLIVGIDLSDGAEEDLSGGLRQAVYDGFNASSGGHGALAGLAFMVFVLIYTPCMVAVAAERQELGAKWMWRSVIGQLVLAWLMALVVFQGGMLLQ, encoded by the coding sequence ATGCCACCATTTGAAGCAACTGCCGTTACCGCCGTGGTAGATTACGGCCGTAAACTGGAACCGGCCATCCGCGCCATCGAGGCCGATGTGGCCGCCTACCCCGCCATCCAGCAGCAGTATCCGGCCCGCTGGCTGGCGATTAAACTGCTGGAACAAGACCGCGATATACAAACCAGCCTGCTGACCATCGAAGGGGGTCCGGCGCTGCTGACCAAAGCGCAGCTTGCTTACGCCCGGCTGGCCGCCGATTACGGCGAAGAGATAGACGTACTCATCGCCGACCGCCGCTACACCTTCATCCACGAACTGGTGGGCCGCGTGATGCAAAAACCGCCCGAAGAACTTTCACTCACGGACAAGATTGACCGCGTTGTCACCCACCGCGTCACCGGCGTGCCCATTTTTCTGGCAGTGATGTGGGTGGTATTTAAGTTAACGGCCGTCGTCTCTGCCCCACTGCTCGATTGGGTAGATGGCGTCATCGGCGGCCCCATCACGCGCTGGGCGTTGGCCTTGTTGGGCAGTCTCAGCCTCAGCGAGACCTGGCTAGAAGGGTTGGTAGTGGATGGCGTGATCGCCGGGGTAGGCGGCGTGCTGGTCTTTGTGCCGGTGCTGATGTTCCTCTACGTCTCCCTGGCAGTGCTGGAAGACAGCGGCTACATGGCCCGCGCCGCCTTCGTGATGGACGGGCTGATGAACCGCATCGGCCTACAAGGCAAGAGCTTTTTGCCGATGATGGTCGGTTTTGGCTGCACCGTGCCGGCCATTTACGCCACGCGCACCCTGGAAAACGAAAAGGACCGCATCCTGACCGGTCTGTTGGTCCCGTTTATGAGCTGTGGCGCGCGGCTGCCGGTATACGTGCTGTTTTCAACAGTGTTTTTTGCCCAGTATGCCGGGGCGGTGGTTTTTGGCATGTATGTATTGGGCATTGTAACGGCCGTTCTCCTCGTTCTTATCCTGCGCAAAACACTTTTTGAAGACAAAGAACAAACCGCTCTGCTGATGGAACTGCCGCCTTACCGCCGTCCCAACTGGCGCACCGTCTGGTCGCACACCTGGGAACGCACCCGCTCCTTCATTCAAAATGCCTGGTCGCTCATTCTGGTTACCAGCGTCATCCTCTGGCTGTTGATGGCGATTCCCGTGGGCGCCGACGCCGGTTCCTTCGCCGACGCCGACCTGGAGCAAAGCTTGTTTGCCCGCGCGGCCGGCGTTCTCAGCCCGGCGCTGGCGCCGTTGGGCTTTGGCACCTGGGAAGCCAGCGGCGCGCTGCTCACCGGCTTTGTGGCCAAGGAAGTGGTGATCAGCACCTTTGCCCAGGTGTATGGCGTGCAGAGTGTGGACGAAGCAGCCGAACCCACCACCTTCCTGCAAGACGTGGGCGAGATTGTTGGCAGCCTGGGAACGGCCGTGCTGGACACCATCAAAGCCATCCCTCTCATCGTCGGCATAGACCTGAGCGATGGCGCGGAAGAGGATCTGTCCGGCGGCCTGCGCCAGGCAGTCTACGACGGTTTCAACGCCTCCAGCGGCGGGCACGGCGCCCTGGCCGGGTTGGCCTTCATGGTCTTCGTGCTGATCTATACGCCCTGCATGGTCGCTGTCGCCGCCGAGCGGCAGGAATTGGGCGCCAAGTGGATGTGGCGCAGCGTCATCGGCCAACTGGTATTGGCCTGGCTGATGGCCCTGGTCGTTTTCCAGGGTGGCATGTTGCTACAGTAG
- a CDS encoding 50S ribosome-binding GTPase, which yields MKQLLIALAGNPNAGKSTIFNALTGSNQHVGNWPGKTVAKKEGSFQIGDLTVTVVDLPGAYSLTAYSPEEVIARDFILQARPSLVVAVVDATNLERNLYLTVQILELGAPVIIVLNMTDRAAERGIVIDTARLSRELGAPVMRASASQGEGLDELRALIARAAEENNHATI from the coding sequence ATGAAACAATTGCTCATCGCTCTGGCCGGGAACCCAAATGCCGGCAAGAGCACAATTTTCAACGCGCTTACCGGCTCTAATCAGCATGTCGGCAACTGGCCGGGCAAGACGGTGGCGAAGAAAGAAGGCAGCTTCCAGATAGGCGACCTGACGGTGACGGTGGTAGATTTGCCGGGCGCGTACAGCCTGACGGCCTACTCGCCGGAGGAGGTGATCGCCCGCGACTTTATTTTGCAGGCACGGCCGTCTCTTGTCGTCGCTGTCGTGGACGCGACCAACCTGGAACGCAATCTGTATCTGACGGTGCAAATTTTGGAACTGGGCGCGCCGGTCATTATCGTCCTGAACATGACAGACCGGGCCGCCGAACGTGGCATCGTCATAGATACGGCGCGGTTGAGCCGTGAACTGGGCGCGCCGGTGATGCGCGCCAGCGCCAGCCAGGGTGAAGGTCTGGATGAACTGCGGGCTTTGATCGCCCGCGCTGCCGAGGAAAACAACCATGCCACCATTTGA
- a CDS encoding ferrous iron transport protein A has translation MTHLTDLFHPAITPHPHSTTVPLSLAAANHKLRLVEIHAGHQLTHRLAELGITRGVELEVVQDAGGPLLISVRGSRIAMGRGMAHKLLVAPV, from the coding sequence ATGACCCATCTAACTGACCTGTTTCACCCGGCCATCACCCCCCATCCCCATTCGACTACTGTGCCCTTGTCGTTGGCTGCCGCCAACCACAAACTGCGTTTGGTCGAAATTCACGCCGGTCATCAACTCACCCATCGGCTGGCGGAACTGGGCATCACGCGCGGCGTGGAACTGGAAGTGGTGCAAGACGCTGGCGGCCCGCTGCTCATCTCTGTGCGCGGTTCGCGCATCGCCATGGGGCGCGGCATGGCCCACAAACTGCTGGTGGCCCCGGTGTGA
- a CDS encoding metal-dependent transcriptional regulator: protein MKHESFNESVEMYLKTASELAVAGELAPISALAERLGVSTVSATEMVHRLGQKGLLDHTPYKGVALTEDGRRRAQRVIRRHRLWECFLVDHLNLPWEKVHDYACRLEHATDTAVTEALSTFLNHPQTCPHGNPIPNAAGDVAASSDSPLSDLQPGDQRAISRIYPESLLLLDYLAGRGIVPGQTIEFEEIAPFNGPLMIKIGRETHALGQEIAAHIFTEPVHDPSN, encoded by the coding sequence ATGAAACACGAATCCTTTAACGAAAGCGTGGAAATGTATTTAAAAACGGCCAGCGAGTTGGCTGTGGCGGGTGAACTGGCGCCTATTTCGGCGTTGGCCGAGCGGTTGGGCGTCTCCACCGTCTCGGCGACAGAGATGGTCCATCGCCTGGGCCAGAAGGGGCTGCTGGACCACACGCCCTACAAAGGCGTGGCGCTGACCGAAGACGGCCGTCGCCGCGCCCAGCGGGTTATCCGGCGGCATCGGTTGTGGGAATGTTTCCTGGTAGACCACCTGAACCTGCCCTGGGAAAAGGTGCATGATTATGCCTGCCGGTTGGAACATGCCACGGATACGGCCGTTACCGAAGCCCTGTCCACCTTTCTCAATCATCCGCAAACCTGCCCCCATGGCAACCCCATCCCCAACGCCGCTGGCGATGTCGCTGCCAGCAGCGACAGCCCGCTGAGCGATTTGCAGCCCGGCGACCAACGCGCCATCAGCCGCATATACCCCGAAAGTTTGCTGCTGCTGGATTACCTGGCCGGACGTGGCATTGTACCCGGCCAGACCATCGAGTTTGAAGAAATCGCCCCATTTAACGGCCCGTTGATGATCAAAATCGGCCGCGAAACCCACGCCCTGGGGCAAGAAATTGCCGCCCATATTTTTACGGAGCCTGTCCATGACCCATCTAACTGA
- a CDS encoding branched-chain amino acid ABC transporter permease, with product MQSTISPTNARQTGLAYWFKNNWGVLAVFGAMLLFPFIVAALDGRPPASVINNETGSAKFMQGLMIEVFILAIYAISYDLILGITGLLSFGHAMFFAVGAYLTGIAFKNFQWDIGQTILAVFIAGIVQALLFGLVLPRVKGITFALVTLGFASVFEIVVKSNEMVAYTGADVGLQGVIVPAWLNTSNERFNLYLIVLVFTLFVYLVYRRFVDSPTGRVCIATRENEGRALMLGYNTFYFKLMALTVSSITAAFAGFFHTIHQPIVSPSVASLGWTVAALLVILIGGIGTLSGALVGAMVFRLLQFYLDRWFGENSSFLLGLIYVLLVMFVPFGIVGTWQARKLQIQAGRDKLLRLFGLKRSPAP from the coding sequence ATGCAATCAACTATTTCACCTACAAACGCCCGGCAAACCGGCCTGGCATACTGGTTCAAGAACAACTGGGGCGTGCTGGCTGTTTTTGGGGCCATGCTGTTATTCCCCTTTATTGTGGCGGCGCTAGACGGCCGTCCACCTGCCAGCGTCATCAACAATGAAACCGGCAGCGCCAAATTCATGCAAGGGCTGATGATCGAGGTCTTCATCCTGGCGATTTACGCCATCAGCTACGACCTGATCCTGGGCATTACCGGGCTGCTTTCTTTTGGACACGCCATGTTCTTTGCTGTCGGCGCGTATCTTACCGGCATCGCCTTCAAAAATTTCCAATGGGACATCGGCCAGACCATTCTGGCTGTCTTTATCGCCGGGATTGTGCAGGCGCTGTTGTTTGGTCTGGTGCTGCCGCGCGTCAAGGGCATCACCTTTGCCCTGGTAACGCTGGGCTTTGCCTCGGTGTTTGAAATTGTGGTCAAGTCCAACGAGATGGTCGCCTACACCGGGGCCGACGTGGGCTTGCAGGGCGTCATTGTCCCCGCCTGGCTGAACACATCCAATGAGCGTTTTAACCTATACCTCATTGTGTTGGTATTCACTCTGTTTGTTTACCTGGTCTATCGGCGCTTTGTAGATTCCCCCACCGGTCGAGTGTGCATTGCTACCCGCGAAAACGAAGGCCGGGCGTTGATGTTGGGGTACAACACCTTCTATTTTAAGCTGATGGCGCTGACTGTTTCTTCGATCACGGCCGCTTTTGCCGGCTTCTTCCACACCATCCACCAACCCATCGTCAGCCCATCGGTGGCCAGCTTGGGGTGGACGGTGGCTGCCCTGCTGGTTATTCTCATCGGCGGCATTGGCACGTTAAGCGGGGCGTTGGTGGGGGCGATGGTTTTTCGGCTGTTGCAGTTTTACCTGGACCGCTGGTTTGGCGAAAATTCCAGCTTCTTGCTGGGTTTGATTTATGTGCTGCTGGTGATGTTTGTGCCGTTTGGCATTGTGGGAACCTGGCAGGCGCGCAAGTTACAGATTCAGGCAGGGCGGGATAAACTGCTGCGGCTCTTTGGCCTGAAACGTTCACCTGCCCCATAG